A genome region from Alkalimarinus coralli includes the following:
- a CDS encoding DEAD/DEAH box helicase: MLTELSLHPQLIKATHELGFESATQVQERAIPLILNNKDLLVSAATGSGKTVAFLLPILHRILAKQEEPKAVRVLILVPVRELAEQIEKAGAELAKLTSVNLLSITGGKDFKVQERALKRMPDIVVATPGRLIEHLANESLSLSALDVLVLDEADRMLDMGFQDNVLKIVEHCRNPHQTLLFSATLPSVIRRFAENILNEPESVLIHHHREQHSDIVQQIVLADDIDHKEQLLRWLLDHESYDKAIVFTNSKTLAARLDGLMRYHKFRAAQLHGDIQQKGRKATIESFRSGKVNVLIATDLAARGLDVSGIDLVINFDMPRKGDAYVHRIGRTGRAGTEGKSISLISQPEWNLMSSIERYLKVRFERKVIKALAANYKGPKKLKASGKAASSKKKKKPALKGKPKSNKVKKAKKG; encoded by the coding sequence ATGCTAACCGAATTATCGCTACACCCACAGCTGATCAAAGCGACCCATGAATTGGGTTTTGAGTCGGCTACACAGGTTCAGGAAAGAGCGATACCGCTTATTCTAAACAATAAAGACCTTCTGGTCAGCGCGGCCACCGGTAGCGGTAAAACGGTTGCATTTCTTCTCCCCATCTTACATCGAATTTTGGCAAAGCAAGAAGAGCCCAAAGCCGTTCGGGTTTTAATTCTGGTGCCCGTCAGAGAGCTGGCAGAGCAGATAGAAAAAGCCGGTGCAGAGCTTGCAAAGCTAACGAGTGTTAACCTTTTAAGCATCACGGGCGGGAAAGATTTTAAAGTACAGGAGCGGGCCTTAAAGCGCATGCCTGATATTGTGGTGGCGACACCTGGGCGTTTGATTGAGCACTTGGCCAATGAGTCACTGAGCCTGTCCGCGCTTGATGTACTGGTGCTTGATGAAGCTGATCGTATGTTAGATATGGGGTTTCAGGATAATGTGCTGAAGATTGTCGAACATTGCAGGAACCCTCATCAGACGCTACTCTTTTCTGCCACCTTGCCGAGTGTGATCAGGCGGTTTGCCGAAAATATTCTCAATGAGCCCGAGTCAGTGTTAATTCATCATCATCGGGAGCAGCACAGCGATATTGTCCAGCAGATTGTGTTGGCTGATGATATTGACCATAAAGAGCAACTGCTGCGCTGGTTGCTGGATCATGAAAGCTATGACAAGGCGATCGTATTTACTAACTCTAAAACACTGGCAGCGCGTCTTGATGGTTTGATGCGATATCATAAATTCCGGGCCGCGCAACTGCATGGAGATATTCAGCAGAAAGGTCGCAAAGCGACGATTGAGTCATTTCGCAGCGGCAAGGTTAATGTATTGATTGCGACAGATCTGGCAGCAAGAGGGTTGGATGTCAGCGGTATTGATCTGGTTATAAACTTTGATATGCCGCGCAAGGGGGACGCGTACGTGCACCGTATCGGGCGAACTGGACGCGCCGGTACCGAGGGCAAGTCTATCTCTTTAATCTCTCAGCCAGAGTGGAACCTGATGTCGTCTATTGAGCGGTATCTAAAAGTCAGGTTTGAGCGCAAGGTCATAAAGGCGCTGGCTGCAAATTACAAAGGCCCCAAGAAATTGAAGGCTTCCGGTAAAGCGGCCAGCAGCAAGAAAAAGAAAAAACCGGCGTTAAAAGGCAAACCAAAGAGCAACAAAGTAAAAAAAGCTAAAAAGGGTTAA
- a CDS encoding DUF1439 domain-containing protein, translating into MVYISSLFRVWVLSLAAILLLGCNEKQPDELFLKESDIQSSIDKQLPINGLLNMQIHIPDEVASLSGFFAERVIADPMVDAQIELDSIEVSLVGQQPPQEGRIKLLAEPVIRLTLLGLDIAEPLSIELSGILVADEDKLFFELKELNEKGSFFFNNFVPNDYQDQFMANMNDWFTAYFSAYPVYQFLPDGQLSYANVDKATLLIEDDLLRFLP; encoded by the coding sequence ATGGTCTATATTTCTTCTTTATTTCGAGTCTGGGTTTTAAGTCTGGCCGCTATTTTGTTGCTGGGATGCAATGAAAAACAACCTGACGAGCTGTTTTTGAAAGAGAGTGATATTCAATCAAGCATTGATAAGCAGTTACCGATTAATGGACTGCTGAATATGCAGATTCATATTCCTGATGAGGTGGCCAGCTTGAGCGGCTTTTTTGCTGAACGAGTGATTGCAGACCCCATGGTCGATGCACAGATTGAGCTGGATAGCATAGAGGTTTCACTGGTGGGTCAGCAGCCGCCACAGGAAGGGCGAATAAAGCTATTGGCCGAGCCGGTTATTCGCTTAACGCTTCTTGGGCTCGATATTGCTGAGCCACTGAGTATTGAACTGTCAGGCATATTGGTCGCGGATGAGGATAAACTTTTTTTTGAGCTCAAAGAACTGAATGAAAAAGGCTCATTCTTTTTCAACAACTTTGTTCCTAATGACTATCAAGACCAGTTTATGGCAAATATGAATGATTGGTTTACCGCCTATTTCAGCGCTTACCCTGTTTACCAGTTTTTGCCTGATGGCCAGTTATCATACGCTAATGTTGATAAAGCAACGTTACTCATCGAGGATGACTTGCTGCGATTTCTGCCTTGA
- a CDS encoding DUF2156 domain-containing protein, producing MNNQSAMSKSLEVEQLGSEGVISGNVTAATSQIPAAANLDLRYADRPLNGYFTEAERIAYLKRHGNHVLSFCTMQPDMRYFDMPGIGYISYMKNFNGKPFTLGDPVCSPEHMPLIINKFLEQHSNAVFCQVSKPVMRHLHEEHNYFGTQMGSQSTVDLENWSLKGKKKQVIRTAVNQAKKCGVEVHESLCETHTREISDKWLKTRKIKGQEIRFLIRPMNMSYTEGVRYFYAYVDGNPVGFVFFDPIYQNNEVVSYVPNISRSNVEFNQGLFYTIMSHAMAIFQAEGLKRLDLGFIPASMAKDDEPQESWWVKKALRLCYEHAGFIYSFKGIEFTKSRFRGQVDRTYICHKRAMPVFDFVGMFNILNVF from the coding sequence ATGAATAATCAATCTGCTATGTCAAAATCTCTTGAAGTCGAACAGTTAGGGTCAGAGGGCGTTATTTCCGGTAATGTTACTGCAGCAACCTCTCAGATTCCCGCTGCTGCAAACCTGGACCTTCGCTATGCTGATCGCCCCCTAAATGGTTACTTCACCGAAGCAGAGCGAATTGCTTACCTGAAACGCCATGGTAACCATGTGCTGTCTTTCTGCACCATGCAGCCGGATATGCGTTACTTCGATATGCCGGGCATAGGTTATATCAGCTACATGAAAAACTTTAACGGCAAACCCTTTACATTGGGAGACCCGGTATGTTCGCCTGAGCATATGCCGCTCATTATTAACAAGTTTCTCGAACAGCACTCCAATGCGGTTTTTTGCCAGGTATCCAAGCCTGTTATGCGACACCTGCATGAAGAGCATAACTATTTTGGGACACAAATGGGGTCTCAGTCGACAGTCGACCTTGAGAACTGGAGTCTCAAAGGCAAAAAGAAACAAGTGATTCGCACTGCGGTTAACCAGGCCAAAAAGTGTGGCGTAGAAGTCCATGAATCTTTATGTGAAACGCATACCAGAGAAATCTCCGACAAATGGCTCAAGACGCGAAAAATAAAAGGCCAGGAGATACGTTTCCTTATCCGCCCGATGAATATGTCTTACACCGAAGGCGTGCGCTACTTCTATGCATATGTCGACGGGAACCCGGTAGGGTTTGTATTTTTTGACCCGATTTACCAGAACAACGAAGTAGTGAGCTATGTACCCAACATATCCCGCTCCAATGTCGAGTTTAATCAGGGCTTGTTCTACACCATTATGAGCCATGCGATGGCGATTTTTCAGGCCGAAGGTCTAAAGCGCTTGGACTTGGGATTTATTCCTGCCAGCATGGCCAAGGATGATGAGCCGCAAGAAAGCTGGTGGGTTAAGAAGGCGCTCCGCTTGTGTTACGAGCACGCCGGTTTTATCTATAGCTTTAAAGGCATTGAGTTTACCAAGTCCCGCTTTAGAGGACAGGTTGACCGCACCTATATTTGCCATAAGCGCGCCATGCCGGTATTTGACTTTGTTGGCATGTTTAATATTCTGAACGTCTTTTAA
- the asnS gene encoding asparagine--tRNA ligase, protein MAIHSINQLLLGSVIAGSEVTIRGWIRSRRDSKAGISFLHVHDGSCFNPLQAVVPNELENYESEVLKLCAGCSVIVTGTLVESEGKGQAYEIQATRVEVVGWVDDPETYPVAKKRHTFEYLRTVAHLRPRTNAFGAITRVRTTLSSAIHRYFHEREFNWINTPILTSSDCEGAGEMFRVSTLDMVNPPKTDAGAIDYSKDFFGQETFLTVSGQLNVESYCLAMSKVYTFGPTFRAENSHTSRHLAEFWMVEPEIAFANLNDDADLAEDFLKYLFSAVLNERSDDMAFFAERINKEAISRLQNVIDNQFVRMDYTEAVSILKSCGKKFEFPVEWGIDLQSEHERYLAEQHVGAPVIIMNYPKDIKAFYMRLNDDEKTVAAMDVLAPGIGEIIGGSQREDRLDVMDARIDATFSGPGESHKEALWWYRDLRRYGSVPHAGFGLGFERLLNYITGMENVRDAIPFPRTPGNAPF, encoded by the coding sequence ATGGCGATTCATTCAATTAATCAATTATTACTAGGCTCCGTCATTGCTGGTAGTGAGGTGACGATCAGGGGCTGGATTCGATCACGCAGGGACTCCAAGGCAGGCATCTCGTTTCTTCATGTACATGATGGCAGTTGTTTTAACCCACTTCAGGCGGTAGTGCCTAATGAGCTTGAAAACTACGAATCAGAGGTACTTAAGTTGTGTGCAGGCTGTTCCGTAATTGTGACGGGCACACTGGTTGAGTCGGAAGGGAAAGGTCAGGCCTACGAAATTCAGGCAACCCGTGTTGAAGTGGTCGGTTGGGTGGATGACCCGGAAACCTACCCTGTGGCGAAAAAGCGCCACACTTTCGAGTACCTGCGAACGGTTGCGCACTTACGCCCACGCACCAACGCGTTTGGTGCCATTACCCGAGTAAGAACCACCTTATCCAGCGCGATACATCGCTACTTTCATGAGCGGGAGTTTAACTGGATCAACACGCCTATTTTGACGTCAAGTGACTGTGAAGGGGCGGGCGAGATGTTTAGAGTCAGCACTCTGGATATGGTTAACCCGCCGAAAACAGATGCCGGAGCGATTGACTATTCGAAAGACTTTTTTGGCCAGGAGACCTTCTTGACAGTATCTGGCCAGTTGAATGTCGAGTCTTATTGTTTAGCGATGTCTAAGGTTTATACCTTTGGGCCGACCTTTAGAGCCGAGAACTCACATACCAGCCGTCACCTGGCAGAGTTCTGGATGGTTGAGCCGGAAATAGCGTTTGCCAATCTCAATGATGATGCAGACCTTGCGGAAGATTTCCTTAAGTATCTATTTAGCGCCGTATTAAATGAGCGTAGCGACGATATGGCTTTCTTTGCTGAGCGAATTAATAAAGAGGCGATTAGCCGTCTGCAAAATGTTATCGATAACCAGTTTGTAAGGATGGATTATACGGAAGCCGTTTCAATACTTAAAAGTTGCGGCAAGAAGTTTGAATTCCCTGTGGAGTGGGGGATTGACCTGCAATCGGAACATGAGCGTTATTTAGCGGAGCAGCACGTAGGGGCACCCGTTATTATCATGAACTACCCAAAGGATATAAAAGCATTCTATATGCGCCTGAATGATGACGAAAAAACGGTTGCGGCGATGGATGTGCTAGCGCCGGGCATTGGTGAAATTATTGGCGGCAGCCAGAGAGAGGATCGTCTTGATGTGATGGACGCGCGAATAGATGCCACATTTTCAGGGCCGGGCGAAAGCCACAAAGAAGCGCTTTGGTGGTATCGCGACTTACGCCGCTATGGTTCAGTTCCTCACGCCGGTTTTGGGCTGGGGTTTGAGCGCTTGCTGAACTATATAACCGGCATGGAAAATGTGCGAGACGCGATTCCATTCCCTAGAACGCCAGGCAATGCCCCTTTTTGA
- a CDS encoding S-(hydroxymethyl)glutathione dehydrogenase/class III alcohol dehydrogenase, with product MKSRAAVAWQAGKPLSIEEVDVAGPKQGEVLIRMVATGVCHTDSYTLSGADPEGIFPSILGHEGGAIVEEIGPDVTSLAVGDHVIPLYTPECGKCKFCLSGKTNLCQAIRSTQGQGLMPDGTSRFSQNGKTIYHYMGTSTFSEYTVVPEIALAKINKAAPLDKVCLLGCGITTGIGAVLNTAKVEPGSTVAVFGLGGIGLSVIQGAVMAKAERIIVIDINTDKFEMAKMLGATDFINPKDHSDPIQDVIVNLTDGGVDYSFECIGNTDLMRSALECCHKGWGESVIIGVAGAGQEISTRPFQLVTGRVWRGTAFGGVKGRSQLPDYVEQYMRGDIKVDEMVTHSMGLEDINKAFDLMHEGKSIRSVIIF from the coding sequence ATGAAAAGTCGCGCGGCCGTTGCATGGCAAGCAGGTAAACCACTCTCCATTGAAGAAGTTGACGTTGCAGGCCCTAAACAGGGCGAAGTGTTAATTCGCATGGTCGCAACGGGGGTCTGCCACACTGACTCGTACACCCTGTCCGGTGCAGACCCAGAGGGCATATTCCCTTCAATTTTAGGCCATGAAGGGGGAGCCATTGTTGAAGAAATCGGCCCGGACGTCACCTCATTGGCGGTCGGGGATCATGTGATTCCGCTCTACACCCCGGAATGTGGCAAGTGTAAATTCTGCCTGTCAGGGAAAACTAACCTCTGCCAGGCGATCCGATCCACCCAGGGTCAAGGGTTAATGCCGGACGGCACCAGCCGCTTTTCTCAGAATGGTAAAACCATCTATCACTATATGGGCACCTCTACATTTTCAGAATACACCGTGGTACCCGAAATTGCGTTGGCAAAAATAAACAAAGCAGCGCCTTTGGACAAAGTCTGCCTGCTAGGCTGCGGCATCACAACGGGTATCGGAGCAGTGCTCAATACCGCTAAAGTTGAGCCCGGTTCAACCGTTGCGGTGTTCGGTTTGGGCGGCATTGGGCTGAGCGTAATTCAGGGTGCCGTGATGGCAAAGGCTGAGCGAATTATCGTGATCGACATTAACACCGATAAATTTGAAATGGCGAAAATGCTTGGCGCTACGGACTTTATTAACCCCAAAGATCATAGCGACCCCATTCAGGATGTCATCGTAAACCTTACCGATGGCGGCGTCGACTACTCGTTCGAATGCATCGGCAATACCGACCTTATGCGCTCAGCGCTGGAGTGCTGCCATAAGGGCTGGGGTGAATCGGTTATTATCGGGGTGGCCGGTGCAGGGCAAGAGATCAGTACTCGCCCGTTCCAGCTGGTGACAGGTCGAGTCTGGCGCGGCACTGCGTTTGGCGGCGTCAAAGGTCGCTCACAGCTACCGGACTATGTTGAGCAGTATATGCGTGGTGACATTAAGGTCGACGAAATGGTGACCCACTCCATGGGCCTAGAGGATATTAATAAAGCCTTTGACCTGATGCACGAAGGCAAGAGCATCCGTTCCGTCATTATATTTTAA
- a CDS encoding 3-(methylthio)propionyl-CoA ligase — MQGLMMDTPLTVSSILQYAEQYHQDGEIVSRNVEGGIHRYGYKDAAARARRLANGLKRLGVRQQDRVATLAWNTHRHYEIYFAVSGSGAILHTINPRLFPDQLAYILNHAEDEVLFIDLTFIPLLEKIAPELKYLKQVIVMTNRQNMPESPLPDGTPFLCYEALVDSESTEFDWPEIDEESAASLCYTSGTTGNPKGVLYSHRSTVLHAWASISRDALDIGNRSNILPVVPMFHVNAWGVPYSATMVGAKLVLPGAGMDGASLSELINGEQVDLLLGVPTVWQGLLQYCEQQNITLDSVDNVVIGGSAAPLSMIKAFQEQHNAFVMHAWGMTELSPIGTINSMSRYMKDLPLDERYQLQTKQGRPVFGIEMKIVGADNQALPHDGASFGRLMVKGPWVIERYYKAEKPALIDGWFDTGDVATIDSRGYMNIVDRAKDVIKSGGEWISSIDLENAAVGHPAIAECAVIGVYHPKWDERPLLLAVTKEGMDVSKEELLNYLSDKVAKWWLPDDVIFVDELPHTATGKLLKMKLRETYQRALADS, encoded by the coding sequence ATGCAGGGATTAATGATGGACACCCCATTAACCGTCTCATCCATCCTCCAGTACGCTGAGCAGTATCACCAAGATGGTGAGATTGTCAGTCGTAATGTCGAAGGCGGCATTCACAGGTATGGCTATAAAGATGCGGCTGCCCGCGCTAGACGGCTCGCTAACGGATTAAAGAGATTGGGCGTACGGCAACAGGACAGAGTCGCCACACTGGCCTGGAATACCCACCGACACTATGAAATCTACTTTGCGGTATCGGGGAGCGGCGCCATACTACACACCATTAACCCCCGGTTATTCCCCGATCAACTGGCATACATCCTCAATCATGCTGAAGATGAAGTCCTGTTTATTGATCTGACCTTTATTCCCCTGCTGGAAAAAATTGCGCCAGAACTGAAATATCTTAAGCAGGTTATTGTCATGACCAATCGGCAAAATATGCCTGAGTCTCCTTTACCTGATGGAACCCCCTTTCTTTGTTATGAAGCCTTGGTCGACTCTGAATCTACCGAGTTCGACTGGCCAGAGATAGACGAAGAAAGTGCGGCTTCACTCTGCTACACCTCCGGTACAACAGGTAACCCTAAGGGTGTGCTCTATAGCCACCGGTCGACGGTTTTACATGCCTGGGCCAGCATCTCAAGAGATGCGCTGGATATTGGCAACCGCAGTAATATATTGCCCGTTGTGCCGATGTTTCATGTGAATGCCTGGGGGGTGCCGTACTCCGCAACTATGGTTGGCGCAAAACTGGTTTTGCCAGGTGCGGGCATGGACGGCGCCTCACTGTCAGAGCTGATAAACGGCGAGCAGGTCGACCTGTTATTAGGTGTACCGACGGTCTGGCAGGGACTATTGCAATACTGCGAGCAACAAAATATCACTCTTGACTCAGTTGACAATGTGGTGATCGGCGGGTCGGCTGCGCCTCTGTCGATGATCAAAGCCTTCCAGGAGCAGCACAATGCGTTTGTGATGCACGCCTGGGGCATGACCGAGCTTTCACCCATCGGCACCATCAATAGTATGAGCCGTTACATGAAAGACTTACCGCTGGATGAACGCTACCAGCTTCAGACCAAACAAGGCCGCCCGGTATTCGGTATTGAAATGAAAATCGTGGGTGCTGACAATCAGGCGCTGCCACACGATGGCGCTTCATTTGGCCGCCTAATGGTCAAAGGCCCCTGGGTCATAGAGCGCTACTATAAAGCCGAGAAACCTGCCTTGATTGACGGCTGGTTTGATACCGGAGATGTGGCAACGATTGACTCCCGAGGCTATATGAATATCGTTGACCGCGCCAAGGATGTCATCAAGTCAGGTGGGGAGTGGATAAGCTCGATTGATCTGGAGAATGCCGCAGTGGGTCACCCAGCAATAGCCGAATGCGCAGTTATCGGTGTTTACCATCCGAAGTGGGATGAGCGGCCGCTGTTATTGGCGGTAACAAAAGAGGGCATG
- the fghA gene encoding S-formylglutathione hydrolase produces MTASTLTLLSEVRCFDGWLKRYSHPSSSCHCDMTFSVYLPPQAEDKVVPVLYWLSGLTCTDENFMVKSGAQRYAAEHGIAIIAPDTSPRGEDVPDDPDGAWDFGLGAGFYLNATQKPWSTHYHMYDYITEELPKLLKENFPVDSQRQSISGHSMGGHGALTIALKNPGRFSSVSAFAPIANPLQCPWGEKAFSHYLGDNREQWATYDSCHLIKHCPEEQARQLTLLVDQGLGDCFISEQLKPEALEQVCGEKGVDLTLRLHEDYDHSYYFIASFIGEHIKFHAKHLIGSAS; encoded by the coding sequence ATGACTGCGTCAACGTTAACACTGTTGTCTGAAGTCAGGTGCTTTGATGGCTGGCTAAAGCGTTATAGCCACCCATCAAGCAGCTGTCACTGCGATATGACCTTTTCTGTTTATCTTCCACCCCAGGCAGAAGATAAAGTAGTGCCGGTTTTATACTGGCTTTCCGGGCTAACCTGCACAGACGAAAACTTTATGGTCAAATCTGGCGCCCAACGCTATGCGGCAGAGCATGGCATCGCAATCATCGCGCCCGATACCAGCCCTCGCGGAGAAGACGTACCCGATGACCCTGATGGAGCCTGGGATTTTGGTTTAGGCGCGGGGTTCTACCTCAATGCGACTCAGAAGCCATGGTCAACTCATTACCACATGTATGACTATATAACGGAAGAGCTGCCCAAACTGCTCAAGGAAAATTTCCCTGTCGATTCGCAACGCCAGTCAATCTCGGGGCACTCAATGGGGGGGCATGGGGCGCTTACGATTGCGTTAAAAAATCCTGGCAGATTCAGCTCTGTCAGTGCTTTTGCACCGATTGCAAACCCTCTGCAATGTCCATGGGGAGAAAAGGCCTTTAGCCATTATCTTGGCGACAACCGCGAACAATGGGCAACGTATGATAGCTGCCACCTCATTAAGCATTGCCCTGAGGAGCAAGCTCGACAACTGACACTGCTGGTTGACCAGGGGTTGGGGGACTGTTTTATCAGTGAGCAACTAAAGCCGGAAGCGCTTGAACAGGTATGTGGTGAAAAGGGCGTTGACCTGACGCTCCGGTTACATGAAGATTATGATCACAGTTATTATTTTATTGCTTCGTTCATAGGCGAGCATATTAAATTCCATGCCAAGCATTTAATCGGCTCAGCTTCCTAA
- a CDS encoding hybrid sensor histidine kinase/response regulator yields the protein MKFSTRIGLFTLIASLIPLCLAIGLSLWISSSQTIKLTLNSVQGELDAQAETLNGFFRERQSEISLLASLPAIKNSPFESSLPYLKQELSRQPNTFEKFILGDNKGHFLNTAGGNPHQGMLRTFNDDDPLSRPKSIAERDYWQQTVGAYDGKRAAIYTSNPMISYTTGVRQIVIAATILDDQNKLKGLIGGSIPWELIEEKLNKIKKDISSRYSHARFAMVTGDGTYWYHWDNNKVIRVLKDSKGNIIKTRAGEKASQLTSILGEENQALQQIGKSMIAGDSGYKTYLDDSGQLDYAVYTPIGETGYSLLLSVPEQQVLAPVTKMKALMITLLVIAIALCILVSYILSKELSAPVIDLKEAMKKFDPEGNERLDLTSNITEFKELIDTFEHTSNAVRSREQKRSAELHRAYQELKVEKEIAERANAAKSEFLANMSHEIRTPMNAITGMANLCLLTDLNETQQGYLHKLKSASGSLLGLINDILDFSKIEAGKLDIEDAPFNLNELIDNLSNVVSVNAEEKGVEFIIKSDLETPHYLLGDPLRVNQVLVNLCSNAVKFTERGEVIVSIRPIKKDLYNVTLEISVRDSGIGIPEDKLEHLFDEFYQTDTSSTRKYGGTGLGLAISKKLVDIMGGEISVISTVGKGSEFIVTLPFKISQQKQIDYQQFANQLSSKTILVADDNPHAREIFSETLKRFGCTVDTAINGYDALAKCEKNKYDLVLLDWNMPDIDGMETYRRLKLSTQDMPAVIMASAHAHQRIISEAKETGIEKFLTKPVKNSVLFDSVASTLVGKAPHENSIQSSYDAAHKTDQAAEDIQGARILVTDDILVNREIAETLLSDSGFDVTTAVNGQEAVDAVETGTFDLVLMDVQMPVMDGYEAARTIRKNPKHKDLPILAMTANAMVGDKEKCLDAGMNDHISKPIDLERMLSKINYWLQGNKNSSEQRQQKQGQQK from the coding sequence ATGAAATTCAGTACCCGAATTGGGCTTTTTACGCTTATCGCCAGCCTTATCCCCTTATGTTTGGCAATTGGACTCAGCTTGTGGATATCCTCATCTCAGACCATCAAACTCACCCTCAACAGCGTTCAAGGCGAGCTGGACGCTCAAGCAGAAACGTTAAATGGTTTTTTCAGAGAGAGACAGAGTGAGATTAGTCTGTTGGCTTCTCTGCCGGCCATAAAAAATTCTCCATTTGAGTCATCACTACCGTACTTAAAACAGGAGCTGTCTCGCCAGCCCAATACGTTTGAGAAGTTTATTCTGGGTGATAACAAGGGGCACTTTTTAAATACCGCAGGCGGCAACCCTCACCAGGGAATGCTGCGAACATTTAATGATGATGACCCGTTGTCACGGCCAAAATCAATCGCCGAGCGGGATTACTGGCAACAAACAGTCGGCGCTTATGATGGCAAAAGAGCCGCGATATATACCTCCAATCCGATGATCTCGTACACCACAGGGGTCAGGCAAATCGTCATCGCCGCCACCATCCTGGATGACCAAAACAAGCTAAAAGGGCTCATTGGTGGGTCAATACCCTGGGAGCTGATTGAAGAAAAGCTCAATAAGATAAAGAAAGATATCTCCTCACGCTACAGCCATGCCCGCTTTGCAATGGTCACCGGTGACGGAACCTACTGGTACCACTGGGATAACAATAAAGTCATCCGGGTATTGAAAGACTCAAAGGGCAATATCATTAAAACCCGTGCCGGTGAAAAAGCCTCACAATTAACCAGTATTCTTGGTGAAGAGAACCAAGCACTGCAACAAATCGGAAAATCGATGATAGCGGGGGATTCGGGTTATAAAACCTATCTCGACGACAGTGGCCAGCTGGATTACGCCGTTTATACGCCTATCGGTGAGACAGGCTATTCGTTGTTGCTATCCGTTCCTGAACAGCAGGTTTTAGCGCCGGTAACGAAAATGAAGGCGCTGATGATAACGTTATTGGTCATTGCCATTGCACTCTGTATTTTAGTCTCATATATCCTGTCAAAAGAGCTCTCCGCACCGGTTATTGATTTAAAAGAGGCGATGAAGAAATTTGACCCGGAAGGTAATGAGCGCCTGGATTTAACATCAAATATTACTGAATTCAAGGAGCTGATTGATACCTTTGAACATACATCGAACGCCGTTAGAAGCCGCGAACAAAAACGCAGTGCCGAGCTGCATAGAGCCTATCAGGAACTGAAAGTTGAAAAAGAAATCGCCGAGCGGGCCAACGCGGCAAAAAGTGAATTCCTGGCTAATATGAGCCACGAAATCCGCACCCCGATGAATGCGATCACCGGTATGGCAAACCTCTGCCTTCTGACCGACCTCAACGAGACCCAGCAGGGTTATCTTCACAAACTAAAGTCAGCCTCCGGCTCGCTGCTCGGGCTTATCAACGATATTCTGGACTTTTCCAAAATTGAAGCAGGTAAACTGGATATAGAAGATGCCCCTTTCAACCTGAATGAGTTGATCGATAACCTGTCGAATGTGGTCAGCGTTAATGCCGAAGAGAAGGGTGTCGAATTCATTATCAAAAGCGATCTGGAAACCCCTCACTACCTTCTTGGAGACCCACTTCGCGTCAATCAGGTGCTGGTTAACCTCTGCTCAAATGCGGTTAAATTTACCGAGCGTGGAGAGGTGATAGTATCCATTCGCCCAATCAAGAAAGATTTGTACAACGTAACCCTTGAGATCAGCGTCCGCGACTCGGGTATTGGCATCCCGGAAGACAAACTTGAGCACCTGTTCGATGAGTTTTATCAGACGGATACATCATCAACACGAAAGTACGGTGGTACCGGACTTGGTCTAGCCATCAGCAAAAAGCTTGTGGACATCATGGGAGGTGAAATTTCTGTCATTAGCACGGTAGGAAAAGGGTCTGAGTTTATCGTCACCCTGCCGTTCAAAATATCCCAGCAGAAGCAGATAGACTATCAGCAGTTTGCCAACCAGCTAAGCAGTAAAACCATACTGGTCGCAGACGACAACCCCCACGCCAGAGAGATTTTTAGCGAGACCTTAAAGCGTTTTGGCTGCACCGTCGATACTGCCATTAACGGTTACGATGCCTTGGCAAAGTGCGAGAAGAATAAATATGACCTGGTGCTGCTAGACTGGAATATGCCTGACATAGACGGCATGGAAACCTACAGACGCTTGAAACTCAGCACTCAGGATATGCCTGCCGTCATCATGGCGAGCGCCCATGCCCATCAGCGCATCATATCTGAAGCCAAAGAAACCGGTATTGAAAAATTCTTAACCAAGCCGGTTAAAAACTCAGTGCTGTTTGACAGTGTCGCATCAACCCTTGTTGGCAAGGCGCCCCATGAAAACTCGATCCAATCTAGTTACGATGCAGCACACAAAACGGATCAAGCCGCCGAAGACATACAGGGCGCACGAATTTTGGTGACTGATGATATTTTGGTCAATCGTGAAATTGCTGAAACCCTGTTGAGCGACTCGGGATTTGATGTCACCACCGCAGTGAATGGTCAGGAAGCGGTCGATGCCGTTGAAACGGGTACCTTCGACCTGGTTTTGATGGACGTGCAGATGCCGGTGATGGATGGCTATGAAGCGGCCCGAACCATCAGGAAGAACCCTAAGCATAAGGATTTGCCGATTCTTGCGATGACCGCCAACGCAATGGTCGGAGACAAGGAAAAGTGTCTGGACGCGGGCATGAACGATCATATATCCAAGCCCATTGACCTGGAAAGAATGCTGTCAAAAATAAACTATTGGTTACAGGGCAACAAAAACTCGTCGGAGCAGAGACAGCAAAAGCAGGGGCAGCAAAAATAA